Below is a genomic region from Candidatus Methylomirabilis sp..
TCCCGGAGGAGTCCGCCCAGTCGGTGGGAGCCGAAACCACATTTGCTGAGGATACGGCTGATCCCGTCCGGATCCGTCAGACGCTGTTGGCCTTATCGGAGCGGGTGGCTCGACGACTGCGTGTGGATGCTCTCCAGGCCGGTGTCCTTACTCTGAAACTGCGGGATGAGACCTTCCGCACCCAGACCAGGTCGGTCTCGCTCTCAGAGCCGACCGATCAATCGCAGGACCTCTATTGGACGGCGATGATGCTGTTGGAGCGGCTTCCCTCCTCGGGCCGCAAGGTGCGGCTCCTGGGGGTGACGGCCTCAAAGCTGTCTGATCGCGCGGGATCAGGACAGCAGCTCTCGTTGGAGCTCGATCCTGCCGGCGCCAAGCAGCGCCGGTTGACGGAGGCCGTGGATCGTATCCAGGCGCGATTTGGGAAGAAGGCGATCCGTCCAGCCAGCCTGCTTTCCTCTTCGTGACCGTAGGTTCTTGTATAGACTTTAGTCATGGCCCTTGTCGTCCGTTCTCAGGGAGCCGTCATTCGAGTCGTCAGATTCGCCATAGCCGAAGGCTTCCTTGGTGGTGTGGCGACGCGGGGAGGCGATGTTTAAGTAGCTCCGCATGGTGTCCTCCATGATACTGGTGCGGAGGTTGTCGTTGCGACTGAACAGACACTCACCACGCAAGACGTAGAGGCGAAAGGAAATCGGCGCCGTATTAAGGGTGCGGACATCGACTGGGAGTTTGATCTTGCCGCTCAGATGGGCCGACAGATTCGCGGCCATGGCGTTGTTGAAGTGGCTGCTGGAGAGGTAGACGCCGATATCTACGTTGTGGAATACTTCAGATTTGAGAAATGAGCCGTAAACGTAGGCGAAAAGTACGTCGGGGTAATGTAGTAACTCGGCGGCGATCTGTTCCCGAATAGCGCAACGTTCAGTAGGGCTCAGTCGATGGGCCCGTTTCATCAGACTTGTCCCCGCTTCATCGCTTTTCTGCTTCCCACTCTTCCTGGCAGGCAGCGCAACGTTGGGCGAAGGGTAATGCCTGCAGGCGGGCGAGGGGGATCTCCTCGCCGCATCCGGCACAGCGGCCGTAGGTCCCGGCCTTGGTACGCTGGATGGCCGCGTCGATCTGCTGAAGCTGTTGTTGTTGCTGCGCCACCATGGCTAGGCTGATGTTGCCCTCAGGGGCCGCCGCCCAGCCGTGAGAACCTGGCGCGTCCCGCATTTGGGACTCCTCCTGCCGCTCACGGAGCGCTTGGCGGATCCGCGCAGCGAGCCGCTCACGTCGTTCGGTCAGTAACGCCAGGAGTTGTGAACTTCTACCCTCCGAGTCGGTCTCTGTCTGATTGTGCTCGTTCATCGGTAACCCTATTCGGAAAGCGCCAGCGAAAGGATTGGCTGCTGGCATTCCTTGAGCAGTCGACCGGCGAGTCCGGTATAACGCTGCTGGATCTTCTGGTTTTTTACGGCGATGGCGATCGCCTTCTTGGTGCCAACCAGGACGACCAGGCGCCTGCCTCGCGTGATGGCGGTGTAGAGGAGGTTTCGCTGAAGCATGACATAGTGCGCCGTGTGAACCGGGATGATGACCACCGGATACTCGCTGCCCTGGCTCTTGTGGATCGTGACGGCGTAGGCGAGCACCAGCTCATCCAGCTCATTGAAGTCGTATGTGACCTGGCGGTCGTCAAACCGGACGGTGACCTCGCGGTCCTCCAGATCGAGCGTGACGATCCGGCCGATGTCGCCGTTGTAGACGTCCTTGTCGTAGTTATTCCTGATCTGCATCACGCGGTCCCCACGCCGATAGAGGCGACCGGCGCGAAGCAGTTCCGGCCCTGACGGGTTCAGGAGCGCCTGCAGCGCCTGGTTCAGTTGCATGGCGCCGATCGGTCCTTTCTGCATCGGGCTCAGGATCTGCAACTCCTCCATCGGGTCCACGCGATGCCGTGTCGGCAGACCGCGTGCGGCCAGCTCCAGGATCGCCGCCTGGACCTCCAGGGCGTCTTGTTTGGCAAGCAGGTAACAGTCGCCTTGCTCCTGCGCCTCCCAATCAGTGCAGAACGGCATCTCCCCCCGATTGATCCGGTGGGCATTGACCACAATCTGGCTCTCCTTGGCCTGCCGGAAGATCTCGGACAGTCGGATGACCTGGACAAGGCCAGACGCGATGATGTCGCGCAGTACGGCGCCCGGCCCGACCGATGGGAGTTGGTCCACATCGCCCACCAGAATCAGCCCGGCAGCCGGAGGGATGGCCTTCAGGAGGGAGTTCATCAGTACCACGTCGATCATCGAGGCCTCGTCTACGATCACCAGATCGGCCTCCAGCGGTCTGTGCTGGTCCCGCTTGAATCGGCCATCCTTTGGGCTGAACTCCAGGAGGCGATGGATGGTCTTGGCCTCCCGCCCCGTGGCCTCACTCATCCGCTTCGCCGCCCGCCCAGTGGGAGAGCAGAGGAGCATTCGGCGATGCTTCTTGTCCAGGATCTGCAGGATGCACCGTAGGATGGTCGTCTTACCGGTGCCGGGACCTCCGGTGATGACCAGCAGCTTCTGCAGGAGAGCCTGACGAATTGCCTCTTGCTGCTGCGCTGCCAGGCTCAGCCTGTTCATCTGCTCTACCCAGAGGATGGCACGTTCGATGTCGATGTCCGGCGGGAGTTCGCCGCCTTCAGCCAGGGCCTGCAGGCGCCGAGCGACCCCTTCTTCCGCGGCATACAGCGAGGCGAGATAGACCGCCACCTCTTGCGGCTCTGGCGCACCTGTCTGCGTGCGGTCACGCACAGGCAGGCAGATGATCTGCTCCTCGTGTCGAAGCCGCTCAACCGCCTGGGTGACCAGATCCTTGTCCACCTCCAGAATACCGGCGCTTGCTTTCGTCAGGTCGCCGAGCGGGTAGTACACATGGCCTTCACTAGCCAGCTCGTTCAGGACATGGATCACGCCGGCCTCTACCCGGAGGGGCGAATGCAACTCGATCCCGATCGCCTGGGCGATCCGGTCGGCGGTCTTGAATCCGATTCCGTAAATGTCCTTAGCCAGCCGGTAGGGGTTTTCCTGGACAACAGCGATGGAGGATTTTCCGTAGGTCTTGAAGATCTTGGCGGCATAGGCGGAGGAGACGCCATGGCCCTGCAGGAAGATCATCACCTCCCGGATCTCTTTCTGCTCTTCCCAGGCGGTCCGGATTCGCTGAAGCCGGACCTCGCCGATCCCATCCACGGTGAGCAGGCGGGAGGGCTCCTCCTCGATGATGCGCAGGGTGTCGATGTCGAAGGCCTCCACCAGCCTTTTGGCGAAGATCGGACCGATCCCTTTGATGAGGCCTGAGCCCAGATACTTCTCGATGCCGGTGAGTGTTGCGGGGGTGATGGTCTCGAACGCCTCGACCTTGAACTGTTCGCCGTATCGGTTGTGCTGGACCCACTCGCCGGTCAGCTTGAGGGTTTCGCCCGGCGTGACGGTCGGCAGGTTCCCCACAATGGTGGCCAGGTCTCGCCGTCCGGAGACCTGGAGCCTGGCCACCACATAGTGGTTCTCTTCATTGACATAGGTGATCCGCTCCAGCGTCCCCTGGAGCGTGTCGTATGATCGCGCAGGCATCTGGGCGCCACTCCGACCTGAGAGTTTAGCCTGTCGCCTCCTCGTACCAGGCCATCTGAATCGCCTCCAACTTAGACTCCGAGGCGCCGTTAGGGTCGTCGTCGAAATCCGCGAGTTCAGTGACCCACTTCTGCAGGGTGGTGAACGGGACCTCCAGGGGATCCTGCTCAGGATGCGACTGGATCAGGGCCGTCGCGATCTCGTACGTGTCGTCCCAAAACAGGCTCATTGTCCTTCGTCCACCTCTATAAGGTTACTTTCGGTGCGTTGGCGAACCGTGCCGTCACAGCCGACCAGTCAATGGCTCGAAAGAAGGTCTCGATGTAATCGGCTCGCTTCAGCCCGTAGTCGATCATAAACGCATGTTCGAAGACATCCATAATCATCAGGGGAATGCCCCCGGCCAGGTGCCCCGCGTCGTGCTCATTGATCCAGACATTACACGTTCGATTGGCGATCGGGTCAAGGCACAAGACCACCCAACCGATCCCCCTGATGGCGCCTGAGGCTTTAAAATCCTTTTGCCAATTGTCGTATGAACCCCAATCGGCTGCAAGCTTTTGAGCGAATCCTGAGGCCGGATCAAGTCCCTTCCCACCTTTCACCATATTCCCAAAATAGTACTCATGCAAGCGCATTCCATTGAATTCCCAGCCAAATCGCCGCTTCAGCTCTGCGTACTCCGCAACGGCTATCTTGCCCTCTTTGAGCATTTGACCCAGCGCGTCGGCCAGCTTATTGGTATTGGTCACATACCCCTGATAGAGCGTAAAATGATTCTTCAAGATCTGATCACTCAATCCGTCAATCCCCAGCAACTGCTCATAATTCCTTGCCTCATAAGCCATCGGCTACTCCTCCTCTGACGAACTGATAAGGGTTGACCTGAAATCCAGTGCCTTTGCGGATTCCCGCTTCAAGTGTGCGGGGACAAGCTTTGCGAAAATGACGTTCGTTGTTGCGACTGACGACCTACGCACAGAAGGGAGCATAGACACGCAGGGTGGGAATGTCAAGATTCAAGGATGAGTCAGTCCCGCCTAGTCGACGAGCGGACGATGGAAGGCGCAGGCGAAGTGTCGCCTGTGGAGCCGTCTCCGTATTGACGGATGCAGGCCAGAAAGCGCTGGCCGAGATCCTGGAGCTTGCGCAGGCCGACCCCCTTGATCTGCAGGAAGGCTTCCTCGGTGGTGGGTCGCTCTCGCGCCATCTCACGCAGGCTGGCGTCACTGAAGATGAGATAGGGTGGGATACCTCGCTCTTCGGCCATGGTCCGACGGAGGGCGCGGAGCGTCTCGAACAGATCCTCATCACCCGTTCGGCCAAGGCCCGGCGGCACGGCCTGACGCGCAGGTCGGGACGGCGTCTCGCGCGCGGGGCGGGCGACCGTGCGGAGAAGCGGCGCTGCATCTTCTCCCCGGAGGGCCCGATGGCCCCGTGCGGTGACGTCGAGCGTCGGGTACTCTCCCTCGCCGCGCGCCAGATACTCCTGTCCCTCGAGCTGCTCAATCCAGTTCCGCACCGTCGCCTTCGGGTACTGTCGCAGGACGCCGTAGGTGTCCAGCCGGTTGTGGCGCATCCTTGCGATCCGGGCCGTTTCGGCCCCACGCAGGACGTCCGCCACGTAGTCGGCGCCGAACCGTTCCCCCATCTCTGTGACGC
It encodes:
- a CDS encoding TraR/DksA family transcriptional regulator; this translates as MNEHNQTETDSEGRSSQLLALLTERRERLAARIRQALRERQEESQMRDAPGSHGWAAAPEGNISLAMVAQQQQQLQQIDAAIQRTKAGTYGRCAGCGEEIPLARLQALPFAQRCAACQEEWEAEKR
- a CDS encoding Fe-Mn family superoxide dismutase; its protein translation is MAYEARNYEQLLGIDGLSDQILKNHFTLYQGYVTNTNKLADALGQMLKEGKIAVAEYAELKRRFGWEFNGMRLHEYYFGNMVKGGKGLDPASGFAQKLAADWGSYDNWQKDFKASGAIRGIGWVVLCLDPIANRTCNVWINEHDAGHLAGGIPLMIMDVFEHAFMIDYGLKRADYIETFFRAIDWSAVTARFANAPKVTL
- a CDS encoding ATP-dependent RecD-like DNA helicase codes for the protein MPARSYDTLQGTLERITYVNEENHYVVARLQVSGRRDLATIVGNLPTVTPGETLKLTGEWVQHNRYGEQFKVEAFETITPATLTGIEKYLGSGLIKGIGPIFAKRLVEAFDIDTLRIIEEEPSRLLTVDGIGEVRLQRIRTAWEEQKEIREVMIFLQGHGVSSAYAAKIFKTYGKSSIAVVQENPYRLAKDIYGIGFKTADRIAQAIGIELHSPLRVEAGVIHVLNELASEGHVYYPLGDLTKASAGILEVDKDLVTQAVERLRHEEQIICLPVRDRTQTGAPEPQEVAVYLASLYAAEEGVARRLQALAEGGELPPDIDIERAILWVEQMNRLSLAAQQQEAIRQALLQKLLVITGGPGTGKTTILRCILQILDKKHRRMLLCSPTGRAAKRMSEATGREAKTIHRLLEFSPKDGRFKRDQHRPLEADLVIVDEASMIDVVLMNSLLKAIPPAAGLILVGDVDQLPSVGPGAVLRDIIASGLVQVIRLSEIFRQAKESQIVVNAHRINRGEMPFCTDWEAQEQGDCYLLAKQDALEVQAAILELAARGLPTRHRVDPMEELQILSPMQKGPIGAMQLNQALQALLNPSGPELLRAGRLYRRGDRVMQIRNNYDKDVYNGDIGRIVTLDLEDREVTVRFDDRQVTYDFNELDELVLAYAVTIHKSQGSEYPVVIIPVHTAHYVMLQRNLLYTAITRGRRLVVLVGTKKAIAIAVKNQKIQQRYTGLAGRLLKECQQPILSLALSE
- a CDS encoding nucleotidyltransferase domain-containing protein; this translates as MKRAHRLSPTERCAIREQIAAELLHYPDVLFAYVYGSFLKSEVFHNVDIGVYLSSSHFNNAMAANLSAHLSGKIKLPVDVRTLNTAPISFRLYVLRGECLFSRNDNLRTSIMEDTMRSYLNIASPRRHTTKEAFGYGESDDSNDGSLRTDDKGHD
- the iscX gene encoding Fe-S cluster assembly protein IscX, translating into MFWDDTYEIATALIQSHPEQDPLEVPFTTLQKWVTELADFDDDPNGASESKLEAIQMAWYEEATG